The following are from one region of the Apostichopus japonicus isolate 1M-3 chromosome 17, ASM3797524v1, whole genome shotgun sequence genome:
- the LOC139984982 gene encoding uncharacterized protein isoform X2 gives MFQISVKVEPGSPSHDNTVNTVFQGLSSGHFAHSHHQEHQQDVKKEEKESVEPVDSYSCHVSFSLEDEASKEETSSGNTKQIIGKPHQTENCTLYREGNPDNSIDSNKMFTHTGSVEKHEKKYAGVKPYQCNYCDKKFAHASRLKRHVRTHTGEKPYHCNYCDKKFAESAQMRIHERTHTGEKPYQCNFCDKKFAQAASLKSHEIRHTGEKPYQCNYCDKKFTQASSLKRHVRTHTGEKPYQCSYCNKMFADSGKLKIHERMHTGEKPYQCNYCDRKFTESAPMRTHERTHTGEKPYQCKYCDNKFAESRQMRTHERTHTGEKPYQCHYCEKKFANFSNLKVHERKHTGKKPYQCNYCDKKFAKASSLKRHVRTHTGEKPYQCSYCNKMFADSGKLKIHERTHTGEKPYQCNYCDRKFTESAPMRTHERTHTGEKPYQCKYCDNKFAESRQMRTHERTHTGEKPYQCNFCDKKFAQAASLKSHERKHAGEKPYQCNYCNKKFTQTSSLKSHEIRHTGEKPYQCNYCDKKFPASGEMRKHERTHTGEKPYQCNFCDKKFPASGEMRKHERTHTGEKPYQCNFCDKKFAVSGEMRKHERTHTGEKPYQCKYCDKKFPASGEMRKHERTHTGEKPYQCKYCDKKFAVSGQMRTHERTHTGEKPYQCNYCKKMFAYSGQMRNHERTHTGEKPYQCNYCDKKFAVSGQMRTHERTHTGEKPYQCNYCEKMFANSGQMRRHERTHTGEKPYQCNYCEKMFADSGQMRRHERTHTGEKPYQCNYCEIMFADSGQMRRHEKTHTGEKPYQCNYCKEKFAESDSLRTHEIIHTGSGLASVNTIIECVTKRFPSCYFEEP, from the coding sequence TATTTCAGGGACTGTCCTCTGGACACTTTGCTCACTCACATCACCAAGAACATCAACAGGATGTTAAGAAGGAAGAAAAGGAGTCTGTGGAACCAGTTGATAGCTACTCATGTCATGTTTCATTCAGCCTGGAGGATGAGGCCAGTAAAGAAGAAACATCCTCTGGCAATACTAAACAAATCATAGGAAAACCGCATCAGACAGAGAATTGTACACTTTATAGAGAAGGGAATCCTGACAACAGTATTGATAGCAACAAGATGTTTACTCACACTGGAAGTGtggaaaaacatgaaaaaaaatatgcaggagtgaagccttatcagtgcaactactgtgacaaaaaatTTGCCCATGCTTCTAGATTGAAGAGGCATgtaagaacacatacaggagagaagccttatcattgcaactactgtgacaaaaagtttgctgaATCTGCACAAATGaggatacatgaaagaacacatacaggagagaagccttatcagtgcaacttttgtgacaaaaagtttgcacAAGCTGCTAGTTTAAAGAGCCATGAAATAAGACACACAGgtgagaagccttatcagtgtaactactgtgacaaaaagtttacCCAAGCCTCTAGTTTGAAGAGGCATGTAAGAACACACACAGGggagaaaccttatcagtgtagttactgtaataAAATGTTTGCTGATTCTGGAAAATTAAAGATACATGAAAGAAtgcacacaggagagaagccatatcagtgtaactactgcgACAGAAAGTTTACTGAATCTGCACCAATGAGgacacatgaaagaacacacacaggagagaagccctATCAGTGCAAATACTGTGACAACAAGTTTGCTGAATCTAGACAAATGAGgacacatgaaagaacacacacaggagagaagccttatcagtgtcactactgtgaaaaaaaatttgcaaatttttctaatttaaaggttcatgaaagaaaacatacaggaaagaagccttatcagtgtaactactgtgacaaaaagtttgccaAAGCCTCTAGTTTGAAGAGGCATGTAAGAACACACACAGGggagaaaccttatcagtgtagttactgtaataAAATGTTTGCTGATTCTGGAAAATTAAAGATACATGAAAGAAcgcacacaggagagaagccatatcagtgtaactactgcgACAGAAAGTTTACTGAATCTGCACCAATGAGgacacatgaaagaacacatacaggagagaagccttatcagtgcaAATACTGTGACAACAAGTTTGCTGAATCTAGACAAATGAGgacacatgaaagaacacacacaggagagaagccttatcagtgcaacttttgtgacaaaaagtttgcacAAGCTGCTAGTTTAAAGAGTCATGAAAGAAAACAtgcaggagagaagccttatcagtgtaactattgTAACAAAAAGTTTACCCAAACCTCTAGTTTAAAGAGCCATGAAATAAGACACACAGgtgagaagccttatcagtgtaactactgtgacaaaaagtttccTGCTTCTGGAGAAATGAggaaacatgaaagaacacatacaggagagaagccttatcagtgcaacttctgtgacaaaaagtttccTGCTTCTGGAGAAATGAggaaacatgaaagaacacacacaggagagaagccttatcagtgcaacttctgtgacaaaaagtttgctgTATCTGGAGAAATGAggaaacatgaaagaacacatacaggagagaagccttatcagtgtaaatactgtgacaaaaagtttccTGCTTCTGGAGAAATGAggaaacatgaaagaacacatacaggagagaagccttatcagtgtaaatactgtgacaaaaagtttgctgTATCTGGACAAATGAGgacacatgaaagaacacacacaggagagaagccttatcagtgtaactattgtaagaaaatgtttgcttatTCTGGACAAATGAGGAatcatgaaagaacacacacaggagagaagccttatcagtgtaactactgtgacaaaaagtttgctgTATCTGGACAAATGAGgacacatgaaagaacacacacaggagagaagccttatcagtgtaactattgTGAGAAAATGTTTGCTAATTCTGGACAAAtgaggagacatgaaagaacacacacaggagagaagccttatcagtgcaACTATTGtgagaaaatgtttgctgattCTGGACAAAtgaggagacatgaaagaacacacacaggagagaagccttatcagtgtaactattgTGAGATAATGTTTGCAGATTCTGGACAAATGAGGAGACATGAAAagacacatacaggagagaagccatatCAGTGTAACTATTGTAAGGAAAAGTTTGCTGAATCTGATAGTTTGAGAACACATGAAATAATACATACAGGGTCTGGCCTTGCCTCTGTAAATACTATAATAGAATGTGTGACAAAAAGGTTTCCAAGCTGCTATTTTGAAGAGCCATAA
- the LOC139984982 gene encoding uncharacterized protein isoform X1: MFQISVKVEPGSPLHDSTVNTVFQGLSSGHFAHSHHQEHQQDVKKEEKESVEPVDSYSCHVSFSLEDEASKEETSSGNTKQIIGKPHQTENCTLYREGNPDNSIDSNKMFTHTGSVEKHEKKYAGVKPYQCNYCDKKFAHASRLKRHVRTHTGEKPYHCNYCDKKFAESAQMRIHERTHTGEKPYQCNFCDKKFAQAASLKSHEIRHTGEKPYQCNYCDKKFTQASSLKRHVRTHTGEKPYQCSYCNKMFADSGKLKIHERMHTGEKPYQCNYCDRKFTESAPMRTHERTHTGEKPYQCKYCDNKFAESRQMRTHERTHTGEKPYQCHYCEKKFANFSNLKVHERKHTGKKPYQCNYCDKKFAKASSLKRHVRTHTGEKPYQCSYCNKMFADSGKLKIHERTHTGEKPYQCNYCDRKFTESAPMRTHERTHTGEKPYQCKYCDNKFAESRQMRTHERTHTGEKPYQCNFCDKKFAQAASLKSHERKHAGEKPYQCNYCNKKFTQTSSLKSHEIRHTGEKPYQCNYCDKKFPASGEMRKHERTHTGEKPYQCNFCDKKFPASGEMRKHERTHTGEKPYQCNFCDKKFAVSGEMRKHERTHTGEKPYQCKYCDKKFPASGEMRKHERTHTGEKPYQCKYCDKKFAVSGQMRTHERTHTGEKPYQCNYCKKMFAYSGQMRNHERTHTGEKPYQCNYCDKKFAVSGQMRTHERTHTGEKPYQCNYCEKMFANSGQMRRHERTHTGEKPYQCNYCEKMFADSGQMRRHERTHTGEKPYQCNYCEIMFADSGQMRRHEKTHTGEKPYQCNYCKEKFAESDSLRTHEIIHTGSGLASVNTIIECVTKRFPSCYFEEP, from the coding sequence TATTTCAGGGACTGTCCTCTGGACACTTTGCTCACTCACATCACCAAGAACATCAACAGGATGTTAAGAAGGAAGAAAAGGAGTCTGTGGAACCAGTTGATAGCTACTCATGTCATGTTTCATTCAGCCTGGAGGATGAGGCCAGTAAAGAAGAAACATCCTCTGGCAATACTAAACAAATCATAGGAAAACCGCATCAGACAGAGAATTGTACACTTTATAGAGAAGGGAATCCTGACAACAGTATTGATAGCAACAAGATGTTTACTCACACTGGAAGTGtggaaaaacatgaaaaaaaatatgcaggagtgaagccttatcagtgcaactactgtgacaaaaaatTTGCCCATGCTTCTAGATTGAAGAGGCATgtaagaacacatacaggagagaagccttatcattgcaactactgtgacaaaaagtttgctgaATCTGCACAAATGaggatacatgaaagaacacatacaggagagaagccttatcagtgcaacttttgtgacaaaaagtttgcacAAGCTGCTAGTTTAAAGAGCCATGAAATAAGACACACAGgtgagaagccttatcagtgtaactactgtgacaaaaagtttacCCAAGCCTCTAGTTTGAAGAGGCATGTAAGAACACACACAGGggagaaaccttatcagtgtagttactgtaataAAATGTTTGCTGATTCTGGAAAATTAAAGATACATGAAAGAAtgcacacaggagagaagccatatcagtgtaactactgcgACAGAAAGTTTACTGAATCTGCACCAATGAGgacacatgaaagaacacacacaggagagaagccctATCAGTGCAAATACTGTGACAACAAGTTTGCTGAATCTAGACAAATGAGgacacatgaaagaacacacacaggagagaagccttatcagtgtcactactgtgaaaaaaaatttgcaaatttttctaatttaaaggttcatgaaagaaaacatacaggaaagaagccttatcagtgtaactactgtgacaaaaagtttgccaAAGCCTCTAGTTTGAAGAGGCATGTAAGAACACACACAGGggagaaaccttatcagtgtagttactgtaataAAATGTTTGCTGATTCTGGAAAATTAAAGATACATGAAAGAAcgcacacaggagagaagccatatcagtgtaactactgcgACAGAAAGTTTACTGAATCTGCACCAATGAGgacacatgaaagaacacatacaggagagaagccttatcagtgcaAATACTGTGACAACAAGTTTGCTGAATCTAGACAAATGAGgacacatgaaagaacacacacaggagagaagccttatcagtgcaacttttgtgacaaaaagtttgcacAAGCTGCTAGTTTAAAGAGTCATGAAAGAAAACAtgcaggagagaagccttatcagtgtaactattgTAACAAAAAGTTTACCCAAACCTCTAGTTTAAAGAGCCATGAAATAAGACACACAGgtgagaagccttatcagtgtaactactgtgacaaaaagtttccTGCTTCTGGAGAAATGAggaaacatgaaagaacacatacaggagagaagccttatcagtgcaacttctgtgacaaaaagtttccTGCTTCTGGAGAAATGAggaaacatgaaagaacacacacaggagagaagccttatcagtgcaacttctgtgacaaaaagtttgctgTATCTGGAGAAATGAggaaacatgaaagaacacatacaggagagaagccttatcagtgtaaatactgtgacaaaaagtttccTGCTTCTGGAGAAATGAggaaacatgaaagaacacatacaggagagaagccttatcagtgtaaatactgtgacaaaaagtttgctgTATCTGGACAAATGAGgacacatgaaagaacacacacaggagagaagccttatcagtgtaactattgtaagaaaatgtttgcttatTCTGGACAAATGAGGAatcatgaaagaacacacacaggagagaagccttatcagtgtaactactgtgacaaaaagtttgctgTATCTGGACAAATGAGgacacatgaaagaacacacacaggagagaagccttatcagtgtaactattgTGAGAAAATGTTTGCTAATTCTGGACAAAtgaggagacatgaaagaacacacacaggagagaagccttatcagtgcaACTATTGtgagaaaatgtttgctgattCTGGACAAAtgaggagacatgaaagaacacacacaggagagaagccttatcagtgtaactattgTGAGATAATGTTTGCAGATTCTGGACAAATGAGGAGACATGAAAagacacatacaggagagaagccatatCAGTGTAACTATTGTAAGGAAAAGTTTGCTGAATCTGATAGTTTGAGAACACATGAAATAATACATACAGGGTCTGGCCTTGCCTCTGTAAATACTATAATAGAATGTGTGACAAAAAGGTTTCCAAGCTGCTATTTTGAAGAGCCATAA